Proteins encoded by one window of Panicum virgatum strain AP13 chromosome 7N, P.virgatum_v5, whole genome shotgun sequence:
- the LOC120681873 gene encoding E3 ubiquitin-protein ligase RMA1H1-like, with amino-acid sequence MDQPCMAAINSQPLVADVEVVKKASGDMPATMGSGCFDCNICLDFAAEPVVTLCGHLYCWPCIYEWLRPGMESTASDNSSSARRQCPVCKATLSPDTLVPLYGRGGSSKKSLNGVSIPRRPMVHRETVEHHNTQSNVNDQHHHQSMETNPPHQPLRHEHYHPSPTGFDFIYPPAPLGRGLIHSTAGGVLGGMAEAVLPLVLGGQLPASMYYTSPYHVAAQNVNPRLRRHQMEIERSLHQIWFFLFVFVVLCLLLF; translated from the coding sequence ATGGATCAGCCTTGCATGGCTGCTATCAATAGCCAACCTTTGGTGGCTGATGTTGAGGTAGTGAAGAAAGCCAGTGGGGACATGCCTGCAACAATGGGAAGTGGATGCTTCGACTGCAACATCTGCCTTGATTTTGCAGCAGAACCTGTGGTTACCCTCTGTGGTCACCTTTACTGCTGGCCTTGTATCTATGAGTGGCTGCGCCCTGGGATGGAGTCAACTGCCAGTGACAACAGCAGCTCAGCAAGGCGGCAGTGCCCCGTATGTAAGGCAACACTCTCCCCGGATACACTAGTACCACTCTATGGCCGTGGAGGGAGCTCAAAGAAATCGCTGAATGGCGTGTCCATCCCGCGCCGTCCCATGGTGCACCGGGAGACTGTTGAGCATCATAACACACAGAGCAATGTCAAtgaccagcaccaccaccagagCATGGAAACCAACCCTCCGCACCAGCCATTGCGGCACGAGCACTACCATCCCAGTCCCACTGGGTTCGACTTCATCTACCCTCCGGCACCACTAGGACGTGGCTTGATCCACTCAACTGCCGGAGGGGTGCTCGGAGGGATGGCAGAGGCTGTGCTCCCGTTGGTGCTCGGTGGCCAGCTTCCAGCAAGCATGTACTATACGAGCCCTTACCATGTCGCGGCACAGAACGTGAATCCCAGGCTAAGGCGGCATCAGATGGAGATTGAGAGGTCCCTCCACCAGATCTGGTTCTTCCTCTTCGTGTTCGTGGTGCTGTGCTTGCTCTTGTTCTGA